The Mobula birostris isolate sMobBir1 chromosome 11, sMobBir1.hap1, whole genome shotgun sequence genome has a segment encoding these proteins:
- the rpl3 gene encoding large ribosomal subunit protein uL3, with product MSHRKFSAPRHGSLGFLPRKRSSRHRGKVKSFPKDDPSKPVHLTAFLGYKAGMTHIVRDVDRPGSKVNKKEVVEAVTVIETPPMVIIGLVGYVETPRGLRTFKTIFAEHMSDECKRRFYKNWYKSKKKAFTKYCKKWQDEDGKKQLEKDLNSMKKYCQVIRIIAHTQMRLLPLRQKKSHMMEIQLNGGTIADKVDWAREKLEQQVSINSIFGQDEMIDVIGVTKGHGFKGVTSRWHTKKLPRKTHKGLRKVACIGAWHPARVAFSVARAGQKGYHHRTEINKKIYRIGAGFQKKDGKLVKNNASTEYDLTDKSINPLGGFPHYGEVTNDFLMVKGCVVGTKKRVLTLRKSLLVQTSRRALEKIDLKFIDTSSKFGHGRFQTIEEKKAFMGPLKKDRIAKEESG from the exons ATG TCTCACCGTAAGTTCTCGGCTCCCAGGCATGGCTCCCTGGGCTTCCTGCCCCGCAAAAGGAGCAGCAGGCACAGGGGGAAGGTGAAGAGCTTCCCCAAGGATGACCCTAGCAAGCCTGTCCATTTGACGGCCTTCCTGGGGTACAAAGCCGGCATGACCCACATCGTGCGAGATGTCGACAGGCCTGGATCCA AGGTGAACAAgaaggaggtggtagaggcagttacAGTGATTGAAACTCCTCCGATGGTAATCATTGGCCTTGTCGGCTATGTTGAAACTCCACGTGGTCTTCGTACTTTTAAAACTATATTTGCGGAGCACATGAGTGATGAATGCAAGAGGCGTTTCTACAAGAACTG GTACAAATCTAAAAAGAAGGCTTTCACAAAGTATTGCAAGAAATGGCAAGATGAGGATGGCAAGAAACAGCTGGAGAAGGATTTGAACAGCATGAAGAAGTACTGTCAAGTAATTCGCATCATTGCTCACACACAG ATGCGCTTGCTTCCTTTGCGCCAGAAGAAATCCCACATGATGGAGATCCAGTTGAATGGTGGAACAATTGCTGATAAAGTTGACTGGGCAAGAGAGAAGCTGGAACAGCAGGTTTCTATCAATTCCATATTTGGTCAAGATGAGATGATCGACGTCATTGGTGTAACCAAGGGCCATGGCTTCAAGG GTGTGACAAGCCGATGGCACACAAAGAAACTGCCGAGGAAAACTCACAAAGGTCTACGCAAGGTTGCCTGTATTGGAGCCTGGCATCCTGCCCGTGTGGCTTTCTCTGTTGCTCGTGCTGGTCAGAAGGGTTACCACCACCGCACTGAGATCAACAAGAAG ATCTACCGGATTGGAGCGGGCTTCCAGAAAAAGGATGGCAAATTAGTAAAGAACAATGCTTCTACTGAATATGATCTGACAGACAAGAGCATCAATCCTCTG GGAGGATTTCCCCACTATGGTGAGGTGACCAATGACTTCCTGATGGTGAAAGGCTGTGTAGTTGGTACCAAGAAGCGTGTGCTCACTCTGCGCAAG TCACTGTTGGTTCAAACAAGCCGTCGTGCTTTGGAGAAGATAGACCTGAAATTCATCGACACCTCTTCCAAGTTTGGTCACGGTCGCTTCCAGACTATTGAAGAGAAGAAGGCATTCATG GGACCACTGAAGAAGGATCGGATTGCAAAGGAAGAAAGTGGATAA